The Fodinibius saliphilus genomic interval CCTTGATAAATTGGGGTTACTCTTTGAACGCTACAACAAGCGTCTTTATCACTTTTTTTACCGGCTGACAGATCGCAGCGATCTCAGTGAAGATCTAGTGCAAGGTGTCTTCGAACGCATATTAAAATATCGAAATACGTATACCAACGATGGTTCTTTTTCTACGTGGATATTCCAAATTGCTCGAAACCTACAGGCCGATCACTATCGCAAGAATCAATACAGTGGTACCCCTGAAGAGTTTATCAACTGGGAGCAACTGGAAGACGACACCTTTGCTTACAAAGAAAAGTACCGGAGAAAAAATGAACTCAAACTTTTGCAACAAGCCATCAACAAACTGGATGACATCAAAAAAGAAACACTCATCCTGAGCCGGTTTGAAGGCTTTAAATACAAAGAAATTGCTAACATCATGGAGTGCTCGGAAAGTGCTGTTAAGGTTCGAATATTCCGTGCGCTACAAGAAATCGAAGTACATATAAAAGAATTCAACCGTAACGATTATGATTAACGAAAAACATATCGATCTGGTTATTGCCTATATCGATGATTCCATCACCACAGAGCAACGAGCCCGGCTAAACAACCTTATTGATCAAGGCAAAATAGATATCCTTGAGATCAAGCAGATGGAGGCTACTTACCAGAAGATGGACAAACTACCTGCTTCGGAACCCACGGAGAAGATGCATAACACCTTTTATACTATGCTCGAAGAGGAGAAAAAACAACAGGCTCCCCAGCGATTAACAATATTATTGAACCGCCTTAAAGCACTATTTCGCCCAATAGGAATTCGACGCATAGCCGTTGCATCAGTGATCTTCTTGGTTGGTATTTTTGCCGGCAATCTTCTTACCCCTTTCCAGGATTACCGCCAGCAGATGAATCAACTATCTGAGGAAGTATCAAAGATGCGCCAAGTTATGATGATGAGTCTGCTGGATAACCAGTCCTCTTCGGAACGCCTAAAAGCTGTAAATATAAGCACCAATATACAATCAGCCGATAGTCGAATGATTTCGGCACTACTTAAAACCTTAAATAATGATCCCAATGTAAATGTTCGGCTAGCTACAGTCGAAGCTTTGGTTCGACATGCCAGCAACCCAGATGTTCGGCAAGGTCTTGTACAGTCAATTTCTAAACAACAATCGCCGCAGGTTCAAGTAGCCTTGGCCGATGCAATGCTGGCAATGCAAGAACCCCGCTCTGTTGATGAACTTCAGAAGCTACTGCAACAAAACGGATTAAATGGTGCAGTACGTGATAAACTTGAAAATACTATTGCTGCCTTAGACAAAAACCCACAATCATTATGAAATACCCTAGCTTTATATTTCGTCCAACCATCACCATCGCCGTGCTTGCTACACTACTGGTACTAAACAAACCCTTCACGGCCTTGGGCCAAGGTGAAAGAGATACTATAAAAAAGGAGATAACATTTTCCGATATATCAGATACAGACAACATGCTTAAAATCATGAATCTAAATGGTTCTGTAACGGTTGAATCATACAACGGAAAAAGAATTTCCTTTACCATCAATGAAGAACTTTATGGCAGTAGTAAGAATATTAAACAAGCTAAAAACGAATTAAAATATAAATTTGAACAACGTGGAAACGTGGTTCTGGCCTATCTGGACGCCCCCTTTATCAAAGTTCGATTTGAAGATGGAGAAGTATATTACTCGGTCAATCGTAAGAATGATGATTATAAATTTGTTCACAATGTAGAGGTTAAAGTGCCGCAGGATGTACACCTTAAAACCTCTACTATCAACAAAGGAGATATAAAAATTGATGGTCATTTTAAAACGGTAGAGGCTCGTAATGTAAATGGGGCACTCAAGCTTTCACACCTGGTATCAAAAACAAAAGCCCATACCGTAAACGGTGATATTACACTTTCATATGATAAAGCGCCCAAGAATAACTCTTCCTTTAAAACTGTAAACGGAACAATCGACATCACTCTACCCGAGGACCTCTCTGCTGATATCTATTTTAAAAGTTTACACGGCGACCTATATACCGACTTCAAGGATGTGAAGCGTCTGAAGTCCCACACAGATATACAAACAAACTCGCACGGCTCCAAAGGCAAGTATTACTTGAGTAAACAGAGCCCTTTCCGAATCGGAGAAGGTGGTACTGAACTTAGCTTTAACGTTTTAAATGGCGATGTCTACATTCGAAAAAAATAACACGGCGATTAACCACAGACTATCTAAAAACCATTTGGGACAACATTTGAACACTAATAATTATAACAATCTAAAAACAAATAGTTATGAGAGCACTTAAATATATAACACTTCTTCTCTTTGCTAGCCTGTTTCCAATGCAAATTATGGCCCAAGAACAGATAGCTGTGCCCCTTTCTAAACCCGGAGAAGCGGGGATACTTGATATCGGCATTGTACGAGGTTCTATTACCGTAACTGGCTATGATGGTGAAGAAGTATTGGTAAGATACCAAGGAGATCGCAAGAAAGAACATGAAGTTACTAAGAATGGTCTGCGCAAAATTTCAACTAACTCCTCAGGCTTTGAAGTCAGCGAAGAAAATAATAAGGTGGAAATTAGCGGGGCTTCTCCCATGCAATCCATCGATTTTGAGGTCACCGTACCTCGCAACTTCTCACTCAACCTCTCAACTGTGAATGGTGGAGGAATTCATGTTGAAAATGTTCAGGGAGAAATGGACATCAGTAATGTTAATGGAGAAGTAAGCTTGACAAATGTTGGCGGGGCAGCGCTTGTAAATACAGTAAATGGAGATATCAAAGCCATTTTCCAAAACGTTTCTCCCAATAGCCCTATGGCTTTCAGTAATCTAAATGGAGATATCGATATAACTCTTCCGGCAAAAGCAAAAATAACAGCTAAAATGAAATCGGAATGGGGGGAAGTATTTACTGACTTTGAAATTGATATTAACCGAAACAAGCAAAAGAAGGTCAAATCTTCTGCTGATGACGGTGTCTATAAAGTTTCTGTCAATAACTGGATCTATGGAGACATCAACGGCGGCGGACCCGAATATCATTTCAAAAGTATGCGGGGCAATATTTATATCCGAAAAAAATAAAAATGCAACCTAATAAGCAGCTCCATGTCTACTAAAAAGAAGCATTCTAACCGATGAAAATATAATGACACACCTCCTGCATAAAAATTTAACAGCTGTACTTTTTTTCTGTTCTGCATTTCTATTTTAGCCTATGGTCAGGAAACCACAGTAACAGAAAAGAGAAAGCAAGATGATAGCCCCATGATCCATCGCTAAAACCCATAAAGCTACCAGCCGAATATGAAATAAAACTGGATGGAAAGCTAATTGAACAGGTCTGGACTACTGCCCAAGTAACCAGCAAATTTACGCAACGCATACCTGATGATGGGCAACCGGCTACAGAAAAACCGAAGTTCGTATAGTTTATTCCAATAATACTTTATATGTAGGAATTCCTGCTTATGACACTGCTAAGGATTCTAAAGCAGCTACCCTTTTCAGTGGATTCCAATAAAACCACTCTATCGGGTTATGCAGGCGAGCTTTCTTTTGGTAAGCTTGCTGGTAACCATTGGCGGGGCTCCCTCAGCTATTCCGTAGTTAGTCCGGGTTATGAAGTTAACGAAATCGGTCCACATGCTCTCTCCTATTTTCTTGCCTATAGAGAAACCTCACCCAAACTATTCCGCATTTATAACATGTGGGTTTTAGATGGTTATGGATGAAATTACGGTAGTGACTTGATTGGACATTTACGCCTTCTAAGCATACATAGCATAAAACGGCCTCATGTTTTCATGATCTGGGGACATTTTTATTGCGAAAAATCCTTCGTATTATTTTATCACACAACTATCAATTTATCTCTTATTTTTGACTGATGGATTTAAGCAACGAAATTGAACAGGCCCACCGACGTATTCGTGATGAAATTTTAAAAACTCCGCTACTTTATTCGAATTGGCTTAGCAATGTATGTGATGGTGATGTGTACCTTAAAATGGAAAGTGAGCAACTAACCGGATCATTTAAAGCACGAGGGAGCCTCAATAAATTGAAGTGGATGCAGGAGAATAACATAAAAAAAATGCCCGTTACAGCTTCCACAGGGAATCACGGACTTGGATTCGCCCGGGCATGTTCTCTTCTGGATATTAAAGGAAAGATTTTTCTTCCCCACAATGCTGTGTCCTCTAAAGTTGAAGCTATCAGAGGCTATGATACAGATATTGAATTTCACGGTGATGATCCCTATACCACAGAAAAGTATGCCCGCCAAACAGCAGACGATCAGGGATGGGTTTATGTTTCTCCTTATAACGATCCGCAAATCGTAGCTGGGCAAGGTACTATCGGAGTAGAAATGTTAAACCAACTCTCTGAAAAACCAGATAATATTCTAGCCACGGTTGGTGGAGGTGGACTAATTTCAGGTATTGGAACTTATATAAATGCAGAAGCTTCAACGACAAACATTATTGGCTGCCAACCAGAAAATTCGCCTGAAATGGGTATTAGCGTACGAGCCGGTGTATATAAAGAGTTTGAGTCAAAACCAACGCTTTCTGACGGTTCGGCAGGGGGTTTTGAACCCGACTCCATAACCTTTGACCTGTGTAAAAAATTAGTTGACGAATTTATCTTCATTTCTGAAGACGAAATCGCCGGGGCTATTCGTTCTATGATCGAACAACACAGTAAATTAGTGGAAGGATCGGCCGGCGTTGCAATTGCAAGCTTGCTTAAACATCCTAAGCAATTTACTAATCAAACAACTGTAATAGTCATTTGTGGCGCAAACATATCAACCGATAAATTACAATCGGTACTATGTAATTAAATCTTATATAATTAATTATTAATCTATTCCCTATGAGAGTAATAACAATACTATTTTCGTTACTTGTCTTCATTGGAACAGCTCATGCTCAAAATCAGGGTCAAATTTCTGTAAATGCTTCGGCACAGGTACTTTTACCAGCTGATATAATCTCTTTTCGCATAAACGTAAATGCAGAAGCCGATACCCCACAAGAAGTATATAAGCTGCACAAAGAGCGCGAAAGGGTGCTAGTCGAATTGCTCAAAAAACATGATATCAAAGATAAAAATATTAATTTTGACCCTATATCTATCCACTCACAATATGATCGATCTTATCAAAACAGGAAAAAAAAGCGAATTAGAACCCAACAAGCAGTAATACTCTCGCTGGGTAGTTTTGACATTTATGAAGAAATCCAATTAACCCTTATTAAAAATAACTTTGACGAGTTTAGTGGCAGCTTTTCATCCAGTAAAAAAGAGAAAGGTGAAGATAACGCTTTAAAAAAGGCACTGAAGTTAGCCCGTGAAAAAGCAGATACTATAGCTGATGAAACAGGACTTACTATATCTGGTATTGCCAACATCAACTATTCCTATAACCAGCATCCGCCCCGACCGGTAAAAATGATGGAACAAGCTGCTATGCCTTCTTCCGGCAGTTTATTGCAATTTGACCAAACGGTTAGCGTTTCGGCTCGTGTTTCTATCAATTATGACGTTGAAGAAAAGTAAATTTCACCAGAAAGCGTTATTATCCTTTTCCGATGATAATGCTTTATATGTTTATCATCATTTACTATTCATTATCAAAATCGATCTCAGGATTCCTATAAATAGGTATTTCATTCACTGCCTTAAAATAATCTCTGGCTTTCTGAATCTGTTGTGCATTGTTAAATGAATATGGCCAATACTGCTCCACATTACCCCGGCCCATATACATCTGCATCGTTCCTTGCGACTTATGTGCTGCTATTACCCAATTGCCGATAATTTTATAACTAAGGCGATCATTGTGGCCAAAGGTTTGTGTGCGATCAAACAGAAAGGGACCTTGATCTTTATTTATCTCTGAAATCGGATAGCCTTCTAGGGCACTATAACCAGTAGTATCATCCACAGAAGAAACAATATCAGTTGTAAGCACAACCGGTCTATCATCTTCTGGCAATTTGTTAATAGCTTGCAGTGTAAGTATAGCCGAAGCTTTATGATGGGCGTGGGTATCTTTCGATGGCATCATGGTAAATACAAAGTCATAATGTTGGTCCGAAAGGATTTTATGAAGTCGCTGTTTAATCCAGCTAATATTCCAGCTGTTTAAAGGATTTAATATATCTTTTGAGAATTTATCATCCACCTGGTCAAAAAAGAAATAGTTACGTATTCCCACAATCTCACCTCCTTTCATCAGCTCTCGCTTTCTGATCGCCGGCAGATATTCGCGGCCCACCTCTTCTTTATCCAGCTCGCGATCATAAATATAGTTTCCCAGCGTTGAGTACTTATATCCACCTTCGCCATTGGTCATAAGAGCTAAATCAACTTTCCCATCCAAAAGATGGGTTGTTTTGAAAACCGTGGCAGCAAAAAGCGCATCATCATCAGGATGTGCCGTCACTAACAAAATCTTTGGTTGATACTCAAGGTGTTGAGCTTCTATGTGCTGCTGTAACCCTACAAAACAGATTAAAAATACTATTAGAATCGATAAATTAAGCTTTCGCATAACAAGAATATTTTCAACTATTTAGAGTATGTCTCTTCTTTTCTTTTTTTCTTCAATATGGGTTTTAAGGTATCCCAAACCGTCTCTGCTATTATTTCATGTCCCTTTGCCGTTGGATGAATACCATCAGCTTGATTAAGCTCTGGATCTCCGGCCACCCCTTTCAGTAAGAAAGGGAGCAAGATAATATCATTCTTTCTTGCCAATTCAGGGTACATTTCTTTAAACTTTTCTGTGTATTCGGGTCCCAGGTTAGGAGGCACCTGCATACCGGTAATAATAATTTCAGCTTTGGGATACTGCTGTTCCACTTTATCAATAATCTTTTGCAGATTCTTTTTAGTGGCATCAAGATCAATACCCCGAAGCCCATCATTCCCTCCTAATTCAAGTACAAAAACAGAGACCGGTTGTCTTAGCATCCAATCTACCCGGCGAACCCCTCCTGCAGAAGTTTCCCCACTTAATCCAGCATTCACTGCTTGAAAATTCCATCCCAGCGAATCAATTCTTTGTTGTATCAGAGCCGGAAAAGCCTTTTTTGTATTAATCCCATAACCTGCCGTGATACTATCTCCAAAAAAGAGGATCCGTTGTTCCGAATCTTGAGCAGCAAGCAACAGTGGAAATAAGAGAAGTATAACAAATACTAATAAAAATCGTCTCATTAAGAAGAAAAAAGTTAAAGATTGTTTTAGCATTTTCATTAAAACTTAGGAACGCTTTTCTTAACGGAATGATTCAACCGTTTGAAGTTGTTTCAAACCATAATCTAACTATGATATTATTTTTATGGGTTCAAATCCAATTTTGGAAGTTACAAATCTTACACAACAATTTACGAATGGTGATCATAAGCTTACCGTACTTGATCATGTCGATTTTTCGATACAGGAAGGAACAATTTGTTCTGTAGTCGGTCCTTCGGGTAGTGGCAAAACCACTTTACTGGGATTATGTGCCGGACTTGACCGACCAACAACGGGGCAGGTAACACTTAACGAGGTACCACTGGGACCACTCGATGAAGATGAACGAGCAGAGGTCCGTAATAAGCATGTAGGCTTTGTTTTTCAAACCTTTCAACTTGTTCCTACGTTGACGGCTTTGGAAAATGTGATGGTTCCCCTGGAACTGCGGGGAATAAAATCATCTGAAGTACAAGAAGAAGCCGAAGAACTACTGACAAAGGTTGGTCTTGGAGATCGGTTTCAACACTACCCTACCCAACTCTCAGGAGGTGAGCAGCAGCGCGTAGCTATTGCCCGGGCTTTTATTAATAAGCCTAAAATACTATTTGCTGATGAACCTACGGGAAACCTTGATGCCGAAACAGGTTCAAAAATTGAAAACCTACTCTTTGATCTCAACAAATCACTCGGTACTACCCTTATTCTTGTAACACACGACCTTTCCCTGGCTAAACAATGTCAGCGTATAATCAGGTTAAAAAATGGGAAAATATTTAAGGATGAGTGGGTTACCTCTCCTGAAGCAGAACAGTTAAAATAACGCAGATCTTACTTTACTTATATGTCTTCTTTTTTTTCTGGTTGGTCATGGAAAATGGCTTGGCGCGATGCTCGGTCTAATAAAAAACGGCTTTTTGTTTATATATCAGCCATTATCATAGGTGTGGCTGCACAAGTTGCCATTACCTCATTTCGCGACAGCTTAAATACCACGATCAATAATCAATCAAAAGAACTTTTGGGTGCCGATCTCGAGATTGAGACTGAACAGCTTCCACCTGATACCCTCACAGCATATTTCAATAAACTTGGCGGTGAACAGGCTCAAATAACGGAATTCCCTTCTATGGTTCTTTTCCCAAAAGGAGGAAATTCTCGTCTCTCCAATATCCGCGCGCTAAAGGGTGCCTTCCCTTTTTATGGCACACTGGAAACGATACCCAGTGCTGCAGCCTCACAATTCAAATCTGACACTACAGCGCTGGTTGACCAAGCTCTTATGACCCAGTTTGGCATTGAAGTTGGCGACTCGGTTAAGGTGGGTAGCGTAACCTTTGCAATAAGTGGTGCAATTACCAAAGTACCCGGTGAAGCTGCTGCGGCATCGATGATTGGCCCCCGTATTTTTATCCCCCATTCAATGTTGGATTCAACAAAACTTGTTCAACGCGGGAGCCGAATAGAGTATAAACAGTACTTTAAATTTTCTGACGGCAGAGACCTAGCACCTATTGAGGCTAAACTGGACTCACTTGAAGAGAGTTTAGCTATGGATATTGACTATGAAACCGTAGAAGAACGACGCGAAGAGATTGGGGAAGCCATTGGGAATCTCGGAAAGTTTTTAAATCTCGTCGGCTTTATTGCCCTTCTTCTTGGTGGTATAGGGGTTGCAAGTTCTATTCATGTATATATTAATCAAAAAATTGAAACCGCATCCGTCCTGCGCTGCTTTGGGGCCTCATCAAATCAAACGATGAGTATCTTTCTCATACAAGCTATCGTGCTGGGATTTTTAGGTGCTTTGGCAGGTACTATTTTGGGGATTGGGATACAATATTTGCTTCCCGGTTTGGTAAGTGATTTCCTGCCTGTTAATGTGGAACTAACTATTTCATGGTTAGCTATTGGGTTGGGGTTGTTTACCGGCACTGGTGTGGCCCTGGCCTTTGCTTTATTACCACTGCTAGCCCTACGTAAAAGCTCTCCTTTGTATGCACTACGTAAAGTTGAAGGTACGATAACTTCACTGCTGCCTCGCAAAACAAAAGGTATCATCTATCTGACAATCACGCTTACTGTGATGGGGTATGCCAGCTTGCTTACAGAAAGTTGGCAAGTCGGTGGCATCTTTACCATTGGAATGGTTGTTTCTTTCGGATTACTATTTCTAGTGGCAAAGGGATTGATGTTATTAGTTCGACGTTTTTTTCCTTCGAACTGGACATACGTTTGGCGCCAGGGATTAGCAAATTTGTATCGTCCTCATAACCAGACCACTACTCTGATGCTCTCTCTGGGATTGGGAATGTTACTGGTAAGTACGCTCTATTTTAGCCAGGATATGCTGATGGAAGAACTAGATTTCGCAACTCGCGAAGATGCCCCTAACCTTATCTTCTTTGATATTCAACCTGATCAAAATGAGGGAATAAATACAATTCTAAACGAACAGAACGTTCCGGTTGTCCAAAATGTACCGATGGTCACGATGCGGCTGGACTCTCTGCGCGGCCGCGGCGTTCAAGAAATTACCAAAGATACTACCACTAAAGTTCGAGGCTGGGCGCTGCGGCGAGAATACCGATCTACCTATCGAGATTCATTAATAGGGTCAGAAACACTACTTAAAGGAGAATGGATTGGACAGGCTCCCGACACTGGCCGGGTCCCCGTTTCTGCAGCCAAACAAATTGTTGAAGATTTAAATCTATCTATTGGAGATTCCCTTACTTTTGATGTACAGGGCGTACCTATTGAAGCTTATGTAGGTAGTATTCGGGAAGTTGATTTTCAACGTGTTCAACCCAACTTCTTTATGCTCTTTCCAACCGGCGTGTTGGAACCGGCTCCGCAGATCTACGTCACTGTTACACGCACCCCTAATCAGGAAGCCTCTGCCCAGCTACAACAAACGGTGGTTCGTAAGTATCCCAATGTATCGGCAATAAATGTGAGTCGCATATTGGAAACGATTAATCAATTTATTGATAAAATCTCATTTGCCGTACAATTTATGGCACTCTTTAGCATTATCACGGGGCTTATTGTGTTGGGTAGTTCTGTAGCTACCAGTCGCTTTCAACGTATTAAAGAAAGTGTGTTATTGCGGACAATCGGGGCTAGCAAAAAGCAGATATTGAAAATATTATCCGTTGAGTACCTGTTTCTGGGTATTCTCTCTTCTTTAACGGGCCTTATATTATCATTAGGTGCCACCAGTTTATTAGGGTACTTCTATTTCGATATTACATTCACACCAAATCTATGGGTGATTTCTGTTGGTACTGTGGTGTTAACAGGACTCACTATTCTCATTGGGATGTTTAACAGTCGTAGCATCTACAAAAAAACGCCTCTCGAAGTACTACGACAAGAAGCAACCTAGTTTTATGGGTAACAATATCTGTCATATTGGATTTAATATTCATGAGATGAATGAATCACAACAGATATTACAGGTATGAAACTATCAAAACAGCTACTAACATTTATACTTTGTCTAGGAATATTATCACTTACCGCCAGAAACTGTAAAAACTGGAGTAAAACAGCCAAAGGCGGCACAGTTGGAGCAGGAGCTGGAGCCTTGGCAGGAGCTTTTATTGGAAAAGCCACAGGAGATAATACTGTCAAAGGTGCTATTATAGGAGCCGCAGTAGGCGGTACTGCCGGTGCTGCTATCGGGAACTATATGGATCGCCAAGCTCGTGAAATGCGAGAAGATCTCGAAAATGCTAAAGTGGAACGCGTTGGAGAAGGGATTAAAATCACCTTTGACTCTGGTATCTTATTTGATGTTGACTCATATACCCTCCGAGAACAGTCAAAGGAGAATATTGCAGAGCTCGCCGAAACGCTTAAAAAATATGATGACACCAATATCCTTTTCACTGGTCATACCGATAATACCGGTTCAAAAAGCTATAACAAAGAACTATCTGAGAAACGAGCAAAATCTGTGGCCAAATATACTGCCTTTGTAAATGTAAATTCTGGGCGCATGAAGATTATTGGCTACGGCGAAAACGATCCTATCGCTTCTAATAATACAGAGGCCGGGCGTCAACAGAATCGTCGGGTTGAAGTTGCTATTTATGCAAACGAAAAGCTCAAAAAAGCTGCCAAAAATGGCACCCTCAGTGACTAGTACCCTAATCATTTAGTTCTTGCGTATTAGAGAAGTCCCGTTAAGAGTGCGGGACTTCTCATTTTGATTACATTGATCTTGCCTGTAGTTTCAGTATGTTCAACTCAATTAACAAGCCGTTATGGACGCAAAGCAAAAAACCTACCTGGTCTCATTTATTATCCTGTTAATCTGCCTGCTTATAGCAGCAATCATCTATATCTATACCGGAAATATTATCATTGCCATCTTTTTTGCTCCTCCCATTATTCACTGGATTTTACAAAAGCGTAACCGTGATAAAAACCGTTAGCATATTTAATGAAATGTTAAAGAATCCAGTTTGTTTAATCTTCTAAGCTTAGACACATTAGAGGTATCATGTTAACCAAATTGCTGAAATATGGCTTCTCAAAATAAGTTCCATCATCTGTTGCCCTCCATCCGATTTCGTCAAAGTAAAAAGCAGTTAACTCCCGGAACAGCCCCCGGTACGGTAGAGCATATCGGTGAACGGCATATGGAAGAGATTAAAATTACAGTTGAAGACTATGATGCCGATCATTACGAAGAATTTATCATTGACAATATAGAAAATGCCCTTCCATATCTCGACAGTTCTACCAAAACATGGATACGGACCCAGGGACTTCACGATATTGAAAAGCTAAAATCCATATGGAATTTCTTTGGTCTTCATCCCTTAATCCAAGAAGATATTGTCAATACCTCTCAACGTCCTAAATTTGAGATTTATGATAATTGCATCTTCTTTGTTTTACGATTACTAACCTATTCTGAAGACCATCAAAATATTCAAACAGAGCAAATAAGTATTGTATTGGGTTCAGACTTTATTCTCTCTTTTCAAGAAACAGATACCAATCACTTTAAACCGGTACGAAAACGGATGGCTGAGAAAAAATCACGTATTCGTAGCCACAATGTCGATTATCTCGCATATGCCCTTATTGATACAGTAGTTGATAATTACTTCAATGTCATAGAAAATATTGCTAGCGAAATTGAGACCTTAGAAGAACAGCTATTAGAAGAGCCTGAAGATCAGTTGCTTGAAGATATTCACAAAAAAAGAAGAGAAATTATACACATTCGAAAAACAGTATGGCCTTTGCGTGATGCTATAAATTCGATCATTCGAGATGACTCAAAATTCATAGAAGATAATACAAAGTTATATCTTCGTGATGTCTATGATCATACAATCCAGGTTATTGATACTATCGAGAATTATCGAGATATGATACTTGGATTGCATGATATGTATATGTCTTATACAAGTAATAAGATGAACGAAGTAATGAAAGTTCTCACCGTAATCGCTACCATTTTTATTCCCTTAACATTTATCGCGGGTATTTACGGAATGAACTTTGATCCGCAAGTTAGCCCTTACAATATGCCAGAACTTAGTTGGTACTGGGGCTATCCGGCCTCATTATCACTTATGGTTGCTTCAGCCGTAGTTATGATTTTCTACTTTAAACATAAAGGATGGTTCTAAAAATCTAGTTAAATTCGTATTTTAACGTTTCAAATTTAACTTACTTCTATCATCATGGAAAACATCAAAATACTTGTCCCCCTTGACTTTTCAGATTTAGGAGCTCGAGCTCTTCATTCGGCACAAAAATTAGCTGACTTATTTGATGGAACAATTACTCCCTTCCACTCATACCTCCCCTTAAATGAAGTAGACGGCGGCCCCTATATGTTTGGTATGGGAACTACCTCAATAGAGAGCTATGATGAGATTGAAGATGCCCTTCATGAACGACTATCAAACCTAGCAATAGAAGCAATTGATGAAAGTCTAGTAACAGAACCCCTTATTTCCATTGGTAACCCTGCCCAATCCATTGTCGAAGACGCTAAAGATTTCGACATGATCGTAATGACTACCCACGGGCGTACCGGGTTCTCTCGTTTTTTCCTCGGTTCGGTCTCAGAAAAAGTACTTCGCCTTTCACATGTCCCGGTACTTATTGTA includes:
- a CDS encoding RNA polymerase sigma factor, with amino-acid sequence MLNSISDNELMLKVKEGDLDKLGLLFERYNKRLYHFFYRLTDRSDLSEDLVQGVFERILKYRNTYTNDGSFSTWIFQIARNLQADHYRKNQYSGTPEEFINWEQLEDDTFAYKEKYRRKNELKLLQQAINKLDDIKKETLILSRFEGFKYKEIANIMECSESAVKVRIFRALQEIEVHIKEFNRNDYD
- a CDS encoding HEAT repeat domain-containing protein, which gives rise to MINEKHIDLVIAYIDDSITTEQRARLNNLIDQGKIDILEIKQMEATYQKMDKLPASEPTEKMHNTFYTMLEEEKKQQAPQRLTILLNRLKALFRPIGIRRIAVASVIFLVGIFAGNLLTPFQDYRQQMNQLSEEVSKMRQVMMMSLLDNQSSSERLKAVNISTNIQSADSRMISALLKTLNNDPNVNVRLATVEALVRHASNPDVRQGLVQSISKQQSPQVQVALADAMLAMQEPRSVDELQKLLQQNGLNGAVRDKLENTIAALDKNPQSL
- a CDS encoding DUF4097 family beta strand repeat-containing protein, whose product is MKYPSFIFRPTITIAVLATLLVLNKPFTALGQGERDTIKKEITFSDISDTDNMLKIMNLNGSVTVESYNGKRISFTINEELYGSSKNIKQAKNELKYKFEQRGNVVLAYLDAPFIKVRFEDGEVYYSVNRKNDDYKFVHNVEVKVPQDVHLKTSTINKGDIKIDGHFKTVEARNVNGALKLSHLVSKTKAHTVNGDITLSYDKAPKNNSSFKTVNGTIDITLPEDLSADIYFKSLHGDLYTDFKDVKRLKSHTDIQTNSHGSKGKYYLSKQSPFRIGEGGTELSFNVLNGDVYIRKK
- a CDS encoding DUF4097 family beta strand repeat-containing protein produces the protein MRALKYITLLLFASLFPMQIMAQEQIAVPLSKPGEAGILDIGIVRGSITVTGYDGEEVLVRYQGDRKKEHEVTKNGLRKISTNSSGFEVSEENNKVEISGASPMQSIDFEVTVPRNFSLNLSTVNGGGIHVENVQGEMDISNVNGEVSLTNVGGAALVNTVNGDIKAIFQNVSPNSPMAFSNLNGDIDITLPAKAKITAKMKSEWGEVFTDFEIDINRNKQKKVKSSADDGVYKVSVNNWIYGDINGGGPEYHFKSMRGNIYIRKK
- a CDS encoding threonine/serine dehydratase, giving the protein MDLSNEIEQAHRRIRDEILKTPLLYSNWLSNVCDGDVYLKMESEQLTGSFKARGSLNKLKWMQENNIKKMPVTASTGNHGLGFARACSLLDIKGKIFLPHNAVSSKVEAIRGYDTDIEFHGDDPYTTEKYARQTADDQGWVYVSPYNDPQIVAGQGTIGVEMLNQLSEKPDNILATVGGGGLISGIGTYINAEASTTNIIGCQPENSPEMGISVRAGVYKEFESKPTLSDGSAGGFEPDSITFDLCKKLVDEFIFISEDEIAGAIRSMIEQHSKLVEGSAGVAIASLLKHPKQFTNQTTVIVICGANISTDKLQSVLCN
- a CDS encoding SIMPL domain-containing protein encodes the protein MRVITILFSLLVFIGTAHAQNQGQISVNASAQVLLPADIISFRINVNAEADTPQEVYKLHKERERVLVELLKKHDIKDKNINFDPISIHSQYDRSYQNRKKKRIRTQQAVILSLGSFDIYEEIQLTLIKNNFDEFSGSFSSSKKEKGEDNALKKALKLAREKADTIADETGLTISGIANINYSYNQHPPRPVKMMEQAAMPSSGSLLQFDQTVSVSARVSINYDVEEK
- a CDS encoding PIG-L family deacetylase, with protein sequence MRKLNLSILIVFLICFVGLQQHIEAQHLEYQPKILLVTAHPDDDALFAATVFKTTHLLDGKVDLALMTNGEGGYKYSTLGNYIYDRELDKEEVGREYLPAIRKRELMKGGEIVGIRNYFFFDQVDDKFSKDILNPLNSWNISWIKQRLHKILSDQHYDFVFTMMPSKDTHAHHKASAILTLQAINKLPEDDRPVVLTTDIVSSVDDTTGYSALEGYPISEINKDQGPFLFDRTQTFGHNDRLSYKIIGNWVIAAHKSQGTMQMYMGRGNVEQYWPYSFNNAQQIQKARDYFKAVNEIPIYRNPEIDFDNE
- a CDS encoding arylesterase, translating into MRRFLLVFVILLLFPLLLAAQDSEQRILFFGDSITAGYGINTKKAFPALIQQRIDSLGWNFQAVNAGLSGETSAGGVRRVDWMLRQPVSVFVLELGGNDGLRGIDLDATKKNLQKIIDKVEQQYPKAEIIITGMQVPPNLGPEYTEKFKEMYPELARKNDIILLPFLLKGVAGDPELNQADGIHPTAKGHEIIAETVWDTLKPILKKKRKEETYSK